The window GAGAACCCCTCCTTTTATAGACCTAGGAACATTATAGACTCCCTCCATAAATGGCTAGGATTGCATCATGTCTCAATCATCTAACGGTTGAAGAACACTCTAGAAACCTTCTAGAATACTCTCCATTACTCTATCTATAAGATCCACTAAAGAACTCTCTAGAGATCTCAATACCATTTTACACCCTTCTACCATTCTCCACAATTCTCCACATTCTATGTACCAGAACTATAATGtacaaaatggaaaaaaaagaaaaaagaaaaaaaaaagaaaaaaagaaggctgAGTTCCTGATTTAGCCCCTTGTTAATGATCAGCACGTGATTATAGGATTAGGATGAAGCTTGCCATCATATCTAGAATACTTCACATCCAACAAAAGGATGCAGCAGTGTTACTGGTGTATCCACATTCCACCATATTATTCTATGTATGTGGGCATGTTGAACAAGATACAATGCAGATTCTTGCGAGGACAACATGTATAAACCATATTATAAATAATCTATCTCAACACCAAAACGTATTGGAGATCATGAAGGTGCTTCGGAAAGCAAAAAAGACGAAAGAAAAGTGAACTACAGGAGATGCATCATCACCAGTGATCAGTATCTTGGCAATACTCACCAAACTTCCCTTGTATGTAACTTCAAATCATAACATGTGAAAAACAATGAAAGCAATGAGAGTACCTTAATGTTTGGCTGCATTTGCAAATGCACAAAACGTATAGAGGTATAGTTGTCTGAAGTTTGGGTTAGtcatgataaaaaaataataataataaacgaaaaaaaaaaaaaaaaatcttacatgTTAAGTGGTATAACATAAACTAGCAAACCCTCTAAAAAATTCCAAACCCGAAAACATGCTACATGCTTCAGAAACTATGCAAAGTAATGGCCATAAAGAATTGCAACACTTTCCAATGCCATGGAAGATCTTACCTCAGCATGTCGGCCAGCATGCAGTCTAACCCCAGAAGCATCATACATCACCTATaaaaaatttaaagtgattaaacCAGACAAGCATGAACACAGCTTTAGCATTGTAATAATAAACAAAACACAAATACAATGAGACCATAAATGACTACTTGgacatacatgcatggatgcatgaaagCAGAAAAAGTTACTGTTAGAGAATAAAACAAAAGGAACTATTTCAAAGTAAGGAATTAAATTCTTTAAGGTGTTCTCAGACAGTTTGCCCTCAACCCAAGAACTTGGCAAGAAAGAATACATAAGGAAACACATccatacaaaagaaatgaaaaaacacTGGTTATCCGGTACATACAATAGCTGCCAAAATCACAGCAAGGGCAAATGAGGATCCTCCAGTCCCTTCATGCAAACCAATAGCCGTAGCAAGAGCTGTCACAGTTGCTGAATGTGATGATGGCATTCCACCGGATCCAAGCAGCCTTTTAGAATCCCATCTCTTCTCCTTGAACCTGCATGTCTAGGATAAAcatattgaatgcttcagccGGAAGCAAAGAAAACACCATGAGGATGCgctagaattaaaaaaaaaactaaaaccatTGCTGTTCATGTGCAAACCATCAAGTCAACTTCTAAAGTTGTACTCGGAAGCattctcaaaaagaaaattacagcAGGATCCCTTCCAATGGAAAATGATGTTATGCAAGCGCCAAGAAAAAGAGAAACAACACTTAATTGCCAATAGCATTGTGGTGAAATGGGGGAAAAAATAAAGTTCACTTACATGATACCAGTTCAATTATATGATATGCGTGTATTTTAAAAGCCTGAAATATTTTTCATATATGCTTTTGGAAGgcctaaaatatttttctatctataTTCATAACACATTTGTGCTAACATCTAAAGATTGGTAGATTCCATGCTGCCAATGTACACATCGATCTCTTTTTCATCACATCTTGCCATGTAGTATCTGAGTCAAGACCATTTGAATGCTTTTTAATGGTCGATTTGAGATTTTATCGTAAGGAAAGAgaaaaggtttttaaaaagtACAAATACAAAGAGGGGCTACACTAAGGGCCCTAGAAGGGGAAAACAGCTAGAAAACACAGCAGCCAATGCATAGAGACGCTGGCAAGAAGCTCCTATCTTCTGTCTCAAACAAGGCGTCCTTGACCACACCTAATTTGGCTAAAGCATCAGCTTATTCATTTTCTCTAGACCTAATAGAATATCAATGAGTAATTTCCGCACAGGTCCAATGCTTCCCTCAATCAGGCCTGAGACCCTCCACAAACATGATCTCAATCTAGCCCAAGAGATTGCATTGTAGAATTCCCCTTCTATGATTActggaaaaaaattcaaaataaacagcCTCTTTAATTGCTGGCAATATAGCAGCAGCTTCTGCAAAAATTGGAGTCTTTGATTACAACAGGACCTGAGAAGTCAACCAGCACAGCACCACTGTATACTAAACAACCCCACCCACCCCCTGATGGCCTGAGATTGCCAAGTGAACATCCATCGAAATATTCTGAAGCTGCCGCCAGGAGGGGCTGACCATTCGAATGCTTTTAGGTATTGTGCCCAACAAGTTCTATTAGCTGATTGAAGTCTTCATCGAGTCAAGATGGAAGAGTGCTATGATATATCATGTCTTATCACTAACACCTTTTACGGTTTTTACAATTGatcaatttccaaaaaaaaacagCGTAAAGAGGCAATAGACTTTTTCAACACTAGTGACCAATGTAACACCAGGAGCCAGAGTATGTCATCCAATGAAAGGACAGCATTAAATTGCTTAATCAAATGAATACAAGACATGCAACAGCGATCAAGATTCATTACACCTATCGATTCTAAGAGCTTCTAATGAAGTTGAAGCAATTTAAATTCGTTTCGTACTGCATCCCATGTCCTGTATGTAGAATCTGCATTTGGACATTATGAAAAAATCATGTCATGTTACAAAGGCAATCGACAAGAGAACATGTCAAAGCATGAGAACATATGTTTGGGATGAGTTTCTTATATTTATACATAATATCAAACATCCGGTTGCTAGACTAAGGTGGGTGTTTGCCACATTTCAATTGTGGCTACTCATCAACCGTAGACATATCGTACAATCCAGGCCACCCAAATCACAGTCTCCATCATGCATGGACATGTTCCAAGAATCACAATGCTTGGATGATCTTAATGTCCAGCTGACTTTCGAAATGGATGGCCAAAAGGAAAATGACCAGTTGTCCGAATTCAAAAGCcggaatcagatggttaagaggGTAAATTCGGTTCCAGTGCCATGCTACAGTCCGGATTGACGTGTTTACATGCCACATGCAGTGCAGATGAGCTGATACAATTTCATTCAATCGGAATTATACAATGTTCGGGCTGAAAGATTGTTCGGTATCTGTACAGATTTTCAGTTTTGTATGAGTGGCCCATGATCCAATGATCCAGACCACATACATAATGGACCTCACAATGCACAGCCCATGCACAAAAAATCCGCAAATTGGAAGAATCAAGCTACATGAAGCCCCCGCTGTATTTTCTCTCTTAACCGTCCATTCGCTGACCAgctattgaagggttaggattctcCCAATCTGGGGGAATTTTGGATGCATGGGCCATCCAGAGCAAAGCACATCAACTGTTTGAATTACTGAACCACGGGCCCCACTTGCCCCCAATTCTACAAATTGCAATCCTCACAACTTATACCCAATTCAGTAAAATGCGACATACGCACGCTGGACGGTAACTCGAcattcaaagaaaagaaaaaataagaagaaatctACATGATTCGCATTGCCTATTTCACCAAATCCGCACAAGATCAGCCGTTCAAAATCCGAGAATCATATCAGTTTTGGAATTCATTTCAAGAGAAGGAGAAGATgaggagaaaaatgaaaagaaaagggaaataactatACGGCGAGACGATAGTACGGACCAGGTTGTGAAGAGCTTGAGGAATTGGGCGAGAGCGAAAGCGAGGAATGCGCAGATGAGAGGAAAATTGGTGGAGAAAGAGGATGATGGGATGGAGGCCGTCGATCTGGTGGAGGATGATACATCTGCGACCGTCAACACCTCATCCATcactctacttcttcttcttcttcttcttcttctcctttttttcaaTCGACGTATGTAGCGAATGACACAGAGATTATACACGATTAGAATGGTGTGATGCGAttagagggagagaaggagaggtgCGAATTGACAGAGATTATACACAATTAGAATGGTGTAAAGATTCGCAgcaagggagggagggaggaatCCACTATTCCTTTCTCTGCTCACCAAGCTGCCATTGGCTAGACCGTCGCGGAGGTGGAGTGGTTtacgtgttacccgggtaacacgttaGCGGGTGTttccgtgactgtggggcccaccttgatatattttttatatatccacgctgtctatcagttttttcagctcattttatggcatgatcccaaaaatggaaCAGatgtaactatcaagtggaccacacagtaggattgaattatcaccgttaaaatattcccgggcctcaaaagttttggatcgaattgatatttgttttttttcttcatccacgTACGTTTTTattaccttattaacaggttgaatggaaaataaacattaccgtggaccTTACGAAGacattttgtggtgtggtccacttgagttttagatctacttcatttttgagaatgctacctaaaatgatctgaaaaaattgatgtacggcgtggatatacaacgcatacatcaaagtgggccacggCCAGGGCAACACCAACCTACATGATACACCTAAttgcggacgcggattgggtactaccctgccTAACGCAAGCTCGGCGCTGGCAGGGGCTGTTAGAAACCCCTGTGATgtttggattttatacataccgtccatccttttttacgtatcattttaaggatataatcccaaaaattaggcccatcCAAGTCGTAATAatgactcccaccattaaaaccttcccagggcctactgtaatatttatttctatctaacctgttcataggtcacgtagacctgcgccaggggaaaacaaaaatatcatcttggtccaaaactttcgaGGCcactaataagtttttaacggtaagcgtTTAATCAatactgtgtggtccacatgaggctTGGAGCTGACCTAATTTTTTGTActtatgccctgaaatgatatggaaaagcagatagacggcgtggttaaacacatatatcaccgcGTGACGAGATAAGAGGGGGAGTACCAATCCAGGTGTTTTTTTTGGTGTCGCAGGACACATAATGCGTACCGTGATGCATGTATGTTatttacgccgtccatccattttcaagctCTTTTTAAGGCATCATCCCCAAGATGAAGCATAACCAAAgattcagtggaccacactccaGGACACGTTGGGAATTCAAtggctaccgttgaaaacttctcaaagGCGATGGaggttatggatcaagctgatatttatgtattctcttcatccatgtgtgTGACCATACGAAGtggatggatgacaaataagcattactgtgggccttaggaaggtttgaacggtggacatcatttaatttgactttttttttttctttattgcaCATGCGCACACACCCCGCGCACACACtgttggaatttcaccacctacgggtaTTCGaacgagaaaatgaccactgtaggcaaaaccttttacccagcggtttttatgaaggaatacaaacttaagtgaccaacttagactagcacgtgcggacagcaactttgaagacgaaactacccctccttttcactgcgaagacgagcgccaacTGAGAGttctacgaacggcttaaaagagatcaaagttaaatggcccacggctatgtatttattatatccacaacgttcatccatatttcgagatcatttcggagcattatcaacaaaaataaaatcatatccaaagatcaactgggccacaccacacatagcagcggaaaattgattttcatcgttgaaacttttgtagggcccaccataacatttattttccatccaatctattcataaggtcacaaagacctggatgaagaggtaaaacaaatttcataatgatccaaaacttgtgtggcccctaaaaggatttcaacggtagacgttcaagcagAATGGTAATGGCGTCTGGAGAGgaatacggatatagctacggttataatccgtagccattacAGTAGCTCGGCGATTGGATCccgtgattccaccgcaagtGCTGTTCCTGCCGGCGATTTATTGTGGAATCCAGGATTCGACCCctcgatctatggctacggattataaccgtagctaaaaccgtatccctatgcacttccttttctttttttttttttttacatggagaattttattccatctacatttttttctaacacatattcatataaatatgtaaatataagcatataaaaaaaatttctcttttttttttcatttctttctttattcatataaaaaaaatattttctaaaccaaaattagttacttgatgtaccatatataattttagggttgaaagttgggcgggcttaacccgaccaacctgtgaccgacccgacattgggttgggcttggttaggatgtattgggtttggtcttgaggttgggccatacaaacagcgactcgataaaacttgagttgggcttgggttaatgcatggaaatgaacgtgaaatgtatggaaatgaccgtgaaatgaaggaaaatgaccgtgaaatgcatggaaatgaccatgaaatgtatggaagtgaccatgaaatgaccatgaaatgcatggaaatgaccgtgaagtgaaaggaaatgaccgtgaaatgaaacggaatcgccgggattgatcgtgaaatgcatggaaatgaccgtgaaatgaaacggaatcgtcgggattgcttgtgaaatgcatgaaaatgaccgtgaagtgaagggaattgaccgtgaaatgcatggaaatgaccatgaaatgaaatggaatcactgggattgaccatgaaatgcatggaaatgaacgtgaagtgaaaggaaatgacggtgaaatgcatggaaatgaccgtgaaatgaaacggaatcgccgggattgcccatgaaatgcatggaaatgaccgtgaagtgaagggaattgaccgtgaaatgcacggaaatgactgtAATTaaaacgaaatcgccgggattgaccgtgaaatgcatggaaatgaccgtgaagtgaagcgaattgatcgtgaacgagggaagctagaaattgagcgaggcaacgtacaaattAAACGAGACAacttaggaaatgagcgaggaaacccgGTCGACCCCTCAAATGGCATTTACACCCCAAACATTTGAAATCGTTTTTTATTCCTCTAATAATTGAAAcaaggagaaacaagtttttaaaataaggcaaaaaccaactttggtgtatgtgaaatcttttcgtATTTTAATTTTTGACTCAAGGTGAAGGGCTATTGATAaacataaactggaaattgagcgggccaaaccgaAAAATGAGCGAGAtaaactagaatttgagtgggCCGAACTGGaaatttgagcgggccaaattggaaattgagcgggataaactggaaattgagcaggccaaactggaaattgagcgagacaaactagaaattgagcgggccaaactggaaaatgagcgagacaaactgaaaattgagcgggccaaactggaaattgagcaggataaactgaaaattgagcgggacaaacaggaaattgagcgagcaaacatggaaatgagtgggacaaattAGAATTTCAgtgggacaaattggaaattgagcgggc is drawn from Magnolia sinica isolate HGM2019 chromosome 5, MsV1, whole genome shotgun sequence and contains these coding sequences:
- the LOC131245681 gene encoding uncharacterized protein LOC131245681 — translated: MDEVLTVADVSSSTRSTASIPSSSFSTNFPLICAFLAFALAQFLKLFTTWFKEKRWDSKRLLGSGGMPSSHSATVTALATAIGLHEGTGGSSFALAVILAAIVMYDASGVRLHAGRHAELLNQIVCELPEEHPLSNVRPLREPLGHTPLQVVAGAILGCIVSFLMRSSRPT